Proteins found in one Plasmodium malariae genome assembly, chromosome: 13 genomic segment:
- the PmUG01_13059300 gene encoding uncharacterized protein, which translates to MKDIKNSVMRRRLRKNLNTRRNNNSEISFINNLSDVENVINLNNLRNSACWFNSDFNFKTYKEVNHLHDYFKNYCFMKSKICAVKHEKKVYLQINYSY; encoded by the exons ATGAAGGATATAAAGAATTCTGTTATGAGGAGAAG ATTGaggaaaaatttaaatactcgtaggaataataatagtgagattagttttattaataatctTTCTGATGTAGAGAATGTCatcaatttaaataatttaaggaATTCAGCATGTTGGTTTAATTctgattttaattttaaaacctATAAAGAAGTGAATCATTTACATGattattttaagaattactgttttatgaaaagtaaaatatgtgCTGTAAAGCATGAGAAGAAAGTGTATTtgcaaataaattattcatattag